In the Caenorhabditis elegans chromosome X genome, one interval contains:
- the nhr-28 gene encoding Nuclear hormone receptor family member nhr-28 (Confirmed by transcript evidence), protein MIIGKSPCSVCGEAGDGAHFGAEACRACAAFFRRSVALNKAYVCRAMGTCVIQKNVRCMCRACRFTKCIAVGMRKSAVQRHRELFASQETSSESSSNPRISPTLSWPMDISPQSYEETGMPTLSQLNENYNQMSTVRRVIHNTGGDNIFHRREPKAVAYTDAHNVHLKEIGLVADWIIKSYPDFEQLHQEQKKLLYRNFFLPFMILECGYMCCLNNRTDILFLPSGDYIDCNRPETFYGHRIKSHLISPNEAVRMFGPSFEIYRRNVLDPMRRENVDNFEFFTLCSLVLWDHGLEGQTEECVQMARCNRERILREVLYYYRRVKQISDPSMRLANLLVLLPALQRSVRRFQEDVEITHVFNVYSVEETFYELVSGRLSDSFFQTTQLTTSVEEEKVIKTEEIDSVWDLNKGQLVEMYEFPTPPLHTPTEMDPSTTQL, encoded by the exons AtgataattggaaaaagtCCGTGCAGTGTGTGCGGCGAAGCGGGCGATGGAGCACATTTCGGTGCTGAAGCGTGCAg AGCTTGTGCTGCGTTTTTCCGACGAAGTGTTGCTCTCAACAAGGCCTACGTGTGCAGAGCAATGGGTACCTGTGTTATTcagaaaa atgTTCGATGTATGTGCCGCGCATGTCGATTCACAAAGTGTATTGCTGTCGGAATGAGAAAATCAG CCGTTCAACGCCATCGCGAACTGTTTGCCAGCCAAGAAACTTCATCAGAATCTTCATCGAATCCAAGGATATCCCCAACTCTCAGCTGGCCGATG gataTCTCACCACAAAGTTACGAAGAAACGGGTATGCCAACATTAAGTCAACTCAACGAGAACTACAATCAAATGAGTACAGTAAGACGGGTTATTCATAATACAGGCGGTGACAATATATTCCAT cgcCGAGAACCAAAAGCAGTTGCGTACACCGACGCACATAATGTACATTTGAAAGAAATCGGGCTTGTCGCTGATTGGATTATCAAATCTTATCCAGATTTCGAGCAACTACATCAAGAGCAAAAA aagctaCTCTACCGAAATTTCTTCTTACCTTTCATGATTCTGGAGTGTGGCTACATGTGTTGCCTAAACAACCGAACGGACATTTTATTCCTACCATCCGGAGACTACATTGACTGCAATCGACCGGAAACATTTTACGGTCATCGAATCAAATCCCATTTGATTAGTCCGAACGAAGCAGTGAG AATGTTCGGCCCGTCGTTCGAAATCTACCGAAGGAATGTCCTCGATCCAATGCGACGAGAAAACGTCGATAATTTCGAATTCTTCACTCTTTGCTCATTAGTCTTATGGGATCATGGTCTAGAGGGTCAAACAGAGGAATGTGTCCAGATGGCTAGATGCAATAGAGAGAGAATTCTTCGAGAAGTTTTATACTACTACAGAAGGGTGAAACAAATTAGCGATCCATCGATGCGGCTTGCCAATTTGCTCGTGCTACTTCCAGCCCTACAG AGATCAGTAAGAAGGTTTCAAGAGGATGTAGAGATAACTCATGTATTTAATGTATACTCAGTGGAGGAAACATTTTACGAGTTGGTCAGTGGAAGACTATCCGATAGCTTTTTCCAAACTACCCAGTTGACAACAAGTGTGGAAGaggaaaaagttatcaaaacaGAGGAGATTGACAGTGTttg ggatCTCAACAAAGGGCAGTTGGTCGAAATGTACGAATTCCCAACTCCACCACTCCATACGCCGACCGAAATGGATCCATCCACCACACAGCTCTAA
- the taf-3 gene encoding PHD-type domain-containing protein (Confirmed by transcript evidence) — protein sequence MRPDTTTSSGSRPASSKSNYHNEPPPPPANPPPLKFRFKNLFNLGDQDVKKEEPSSMTPESSRPGSSLETPSSSSSSKHHHHHHKKERKDKEHKKHKKDREHRDREKERERDERKERERQQKEKEREDAARREIEEKAEMDAKRVAEEEEERRKEKEKRREEKKKQKELLKEKERSERKEKERELEREKEKSREKEREKEREKEREKEREKEREKQKEREKEREKEREKEKKREEEARRKKEEASTPVIIRPLLSQEDDDSNGSESSEEIWICPVCSVAYTVGANMIGCDQCQDWFHWHCVGLTAEPTDSKWFCTRCTKGNKSKKHGKRSATGPHDRDPSAKKKKKSH from the exons ATGCGTCCGGATACGACGACAAGCTCGGGAAGCCGACCTGCGTCGTCCAAAAGCAACTATCACAACgaaccaccaccaccacctgcCAATCCGCCACCGCTCAAGTTCCGATTCAAGAATCTGTTCAATTTGGGAGACCAGGATGTGAAGAAAGAGGAGCCATCATCGATGACTCCAGAAAGCTCGAGACCGGGATCTTCGCTTGAG ACGCCGTCCTCCTCGTCGTCATCGaagcatcatcatcatcatcacaagAAGGAGCGTAAGGACAAGGAGCACAAGAAACACAAGAAGGACAGGGAGCATCGAGATCGTGAGAAGGAGCGAGAACGAGACGAGCGAAAAGAGCGCGAGCGGCAACAGAAGGAAAAGGAGAGGGAGGACGCGGCTCGGCGTGAAAT tgaagaGAAAGCTGAAATGGACGCCAAACGAGTTGCCGAAGAAGAGGAGGAGCGGCGTAAAGAAAAGGAGAAGCGCCGTGAGGAGAAGAAAAAGCAGAAGGAGCTGCTAAAAGAGAAGGAGCGAAGTGAACGCAAGGAAAAGGAACGTGAATTGGAACGTGAAAAGGAGAAATCGCGTGAGAAGGAACGTGAAAAAGAGCGGGAAAAGGAGCGTGAAAAAGAGCGTGAGAAAGAGCGCGAGAAGCAAAAGGAACGTGAAAAGGAACGGGAGAAGGAGCGTGAAAAGGAGAAGAAACGAGAGGAAGAAGCTCGTCGGAAGAAGGAGGAAGCATCCACTCCGGTGATCATCCGTCCACTTCTCTCACAGGAAGATGACGATTCCAATGGCTCGGAGAGCAGCGAGGAGATTTGGATTTGTCCGGTGTGCTCGGTTGCCTACACAGTTGGAGCCAACATGATTGGATGCGATCAGTGTCAGGATTGGTTTCATTG gCACTGCGTTGGACTCACTGCCGAACCAACAGACTCGAAGTGGTTCTGCACCCGTTGTACCAAGGGAAACAAGAGCAAAAAGCACGGAAAACGCTCTGCAACCGGACCACATGATCGTGACCCGTCtgcgaaaaagaaaaagaagagtcATTAG
- the nhr-28 gene encoding Nuclear hormone receptor family member nhr-28 (Confirmed by transcript evidence), producing the protein MCRACRFTKCIAVGMRKSAVQRHRELFASQETSSESSSNPRISPTLSWPMDISPQSYEETGMPTLSQLNENYNQMSTVRRVIHNTGGDNIFHRREPKAVAYTDAHNVHLKEIGLVADWIIKSYPDFEQLHQEQKKLLYRNFFLPFMILECGYMCCLNNRTDILFLPSGDYIDCNRPETFYGHRIKSHLISPNEAVRMFGPSFEIYRRNVLDPMRRENVDNFEFFTLCSLVLWDHGLEGQTEECVQMARCNRERILREVLYYYRRVKQISDPSMRLANLLVLLPALQRSVRRFQEDVEITHVFNVYSVEETFYELVSGRLSDSFFQTTQLTTSVEEEKVIKTEEIDSVWDLNKGQLVEMYEFPTPPLHTPTEMDPSTTQL; encoded by the exons ATGTGCCGCGCATGTCGATTCACAAAGTGTATTGCTGTCGGAATGAGAAAATCAG CCGTTCAACGCCATCGCGAACTGTTTGCCAGCCAAGAAACTTCATCAGAATCTTCATCGAATCCAAGGATATCCCCAACTCTCAGCTGGCCGATG gataTCTCACCACAAAGTTACGAAGAAACGGGTATGCCAACATTAAGTCAACTCAACGAGAACTACAATCAAATGAGTACAGTAAGACGGGTTATTCATAATACAGGCGGTGACAATATATTCCAT cgcCGAGAACCAAAAGCAGTTGCGTACACCGACGCACATAATGTACATTTGAAAGAAATCGGGCTTGTCGCTGATTGGATTATCAAATCTTATCCAGATTTCGAGCAACTACATCAAGAGCAAAAA aagctaCTCTACCGAAATTTCTTCTTACCTTTCATGATTCTGGAGTGTGGCTACATGTGTTGCCTAAACAACCGAACGGACATTTTATTCCTACCATCCGGAGACTACATTGACTGCAATCGACCGGAAACATTTTACGGTCATCGAATCAAATCCCATTTGATTAGTCCGAACGAAGCAGTGAG AATGTTCGGCCCGTCGTTCGAAATCTACCGAAGGAATGTCCTCGATCCAATGCGACGAGAAAACGTCGATAATTTCGAATTCTTCACTCTTTGCTCATTAGTCTTATGGGATCATGGTCTAGAGGGTCAAACAGAGGAATGTGTCCAGATGGCTAGATGCAATAGAGAGAGAATTCTTCGAGAAGTTTTATACTACTACAGAAGGGTGAAACAAATTAGCGATCCATCGATGCGGCTTGCCAATTTGCTCGTGCTACTTCCAGCCCTACAG AGATCAGTAAGAAGGTTTCAAGAGGATGTAGAGATAACTCATGTATTTAATGTATACTCAGTGGAGGAAACATTTTACGAGTTGGTCAGTGGAAGACTATCCGATAGCTTTTTCCAAACTACCCAGTTGACAACAAGTGTGGAAGaggaaaaagttatcaaaacaGAGGAGATTGACAGTGTttg ggatCTCAACAAAGGGCAGTTGGTCGAAATGTACGAATTCCCAACTCCACCACTCCATACGCCGACCGAAATGGATCCATCCACCACACAGCTCTAA
- the taf-3 gene encoding PHD-type domain-containing protein (Confirmed by transcript evidence) — translation MDAKRVAEEEEERRKEKEKRREEKKKQKELLKEKERSERKEKERELEREKEKSREKEREKEREKEREKEREKEREKQKEREKEREKEREKEKKREEEARRKKEEASTPVIIRPLLSQEDDDSNGSESSEEIWICPVCSVAYTVGANMIGCDQCQDWFHWHCVGLTAEPTDSKWFCTRCTKGNKSKKHGKRSATGPHDRDPSAKKKKKSH, via the exons ATGGACGCCAAACGAGTTGCCGAAGAAGAGGAGGAGCGGCGTAAAGAAAAGGAGAAGCGCCGTGAGGAGAAGAAAAAGCAGAAGGAGCTGCTAAAAGAGAAGGAGCGAAGTGAACGCAAGGAAAAGGAACGTGAATTGGAACGTGAAAAGGAGAAATCGCGTGAGAAGGAACGTGAAAAAGAGCGGGAAAAGGAGCGTGAAAAAGAGCGTGAGAAAGAGCGCGAGAAGCAAAAGGAACGTGAAAAGGAACGGGAGAAGGAGCGTGAAAAGGAGAAGAAACGAGAGGAAGAAGCTCGTCGGAAGAAGGAGGAAGCATCCACTCCGGTGATCATCCGTCCACTTCTCTCACAGGAAGATGACGATTCCAATGGCTCGGAGAGCAGCGAGGAGATTTGGATTTGTCCGGTGTGCTCGGTTGCCTACACAGTTGGAGCCAACATGATTGGATGCGATCAGTGTCAGGATTGGTTTCATTG gCACTGCGTTGGACTCACTGCCGAACCAACAGACTCGAAGTGGTTCTGCACCCGTTGTACCAAGGGAAACAAGAGCAAAAAGCACGGAAAACGCTCTGCAACCGGACCACATGATCGTGACCCGTCtgcgaaaaagaaaaagaagagtcATTAG